The Kineococcus endophyticus genome has a window encoding:
- a CDS encoding isoprenyl transferase: protein MTGPRRRRSAPTPARAARPVVAPPPHPSGARPPQLPAELVPKHVAIVMDGNGRWANQRGLSRIEGHKMGEASLLDVVAGAVEIGVTHVSAYAFSTENWRRSPEEVKFLMGFNRDVIRRRRDVMDSWGVRVRWAGRRPRLWRSVISELETAEEMTRENTVCTLTMCVNYGGRAEIADAARALAQDVAAGVVNPDRIDERTFARYLDEPDMPDVDLFWRSSGEQRTSGFLPWQSTYAEMVFSDVLWPDVDRRALWAAIETYATRNRRYGGAADAPDPTDAADPTNETAAVTPQE, encoded by the coding sequence GTGACCGGACCCCGACGACGCCGTTCCGCCCCGACCCCCGCGCGCGCGGCGCGACCCGTCGTCGCCCCGCCGCCGCACCCGTCGGGCGCCCGGCCGCCGCAGCTGCCGGCCGAGCTCGTGCCCAAGCACGTCGCGATCGTCATGGACGGCAACGGCCGCTGGGCGAACCAGCGGGGCCTGTCGCGCATCGAGGGCCACAAGATGGGGGAGGCGTCCCTGCTGGACGTCGTCGCTGGCGCGGTCGAGATCGGCGTCACCCACGTCTCGGCGTACGCGTTCTCGACGGAGAACTGGCGGCGCAGCCCCGAGGAGGTCAAGTTCCTCATGGGGTTCAACCGCGACGTCATCCGGCGGCGCCGGGACGTCATGGACTCCTGGGGCGTCCGCGTCCGCTGGGCCGGGCGGCGTCCCCGGCTGTGGCGCAGCGTCATCAGCGAGCTCGAGACGGCCGAGGAGATGACGCGGGAGAACACCGTCTGCACGTTGACGATGTGCGTGAACTACGGCGGCCGCGCCGAGATCGCCGACGCCGCACGGGCTCTGGCCCAGGACGTCGCGGCCGGGGTCGTGAACCCCGACCGGATCGACGAGCGCACGTTCGCCCGCTACCTCGACGAACCCGACATGCCGGACGTCGACCTGTTCTGGCGTTCGTCGGGGGAGCAGCGGACGTCGGGGTTCCTGCCGTGGCAGTCGACCTACGCCGAGATGGTGTTCTCCGACGTGCTGTGGCCCGACGTGGACCGCCGCGCCCTGTGGGCCGCGATCGAGACGTACGCGACCCGCAACCGCCGCTACGGCGGGGCGGCGGACGCCCCGGACCCGACGGACGCCGCGGACCCCACGAACGAGACGGCGGCGGTCACCCCGCAGGAGTGA
- the ppc gene encoding phosphoenolpyruvate carboxylase has protein sequence MSAPTDEGLQPDLQTPPGTTRTSRDVLTVDGVSSDEGHAALRASVRKLGELLGESLTRHEGRELLDLVEQVRKLARRPDDVADLAALLSGVDDATAINLARAFTAYFQLANASEQLHRGLELSRASAGGLDGTLERLGEALRSGDLDQGTAQEILGRLQLRPVFTAHPTESSRRSVLDLLLRITTIVEASEDGSQRPLEARRGQRRLAELVDELWQTDELRVLRPRPADEARSALHYLRNLTSTVLPDLLEDLAVGLAELGLELPERAQPLRFGNWVGGDRDGNPNVTPEVTAEVLGMQHDAALDVLAAATRDLMTELAASTQIVGFSDELLASLEADAQALPRVRAAREHLNGEEPYRFKLSYVLARLEGTRARLHSGAEHVPGRDYAGIEEYTAEIQMLQDSLRANDGDLVADGAVARLLRVARAVGFGLATLDVREDAGKHHTALAAIYDRLGELITPYADLDRTARTKLLSKELTGHRPLIGSAARTLTDTPARVLQLFSTIRTSLDRYGDDVIETYIVSMTKGIDDIFAVVVLAREVGLVDLAETPGANDVARIGFAPLFETVTELENAEELLEGLLSDPSYRRVVAARGDVQEIMLGYSDSSKDAGIAASRWQIHRAQRALRDVALRHGVTLRLFHGRGGSVGRGGGPTGEAILAQPYGTLDGPIKVTEQGEVISDKYVQPRLARHNLEVALSAALEASTLHRTPLQPREVLDGWDETMSAVAAAGQQAYRALVRDPGLVPFFLSATPVEELGNLNIGSRPSRRPGGTGGLEDLRAIPWVFGWTQSRINVPGWFGVGSGLRAAREAGHEDDLRAMYADWAFFRSFVSNVQMTLAKTDLGIAAHYVEELVGADARGAFETIRAEHATTLEQVLWLTGQDELLESAPVLRRTLELRDAYLAPLHALQVTLLARSRASGDEVDPALRRALLLTINGIAAGMRNTG, from the coding sequence ACTGCTCGACCTCGTCGAGCAGGTCCGGAAGCTGGCCCGCCGTCCCGACGACGTCGCCGACCTCGCCGCGCTGCTGTCCGGCGTCGACGACGCCACCGCGATCAACCTCGCCCGCGCCTTCACCGCCTACTTCCAGCTCGCCAACGCCTCCGAGCAGCTGCACCGCGGCCTGGAGCTCTCCCGCGCCTCGGCCGGCGGCCTGGACGGCACCCTCGAGCGGCTGGGCGAGGCCCTGCGGTCGGGGGACCTGGACCAGGGCACGGCCCAGGAGATCCTCGGCCGGCTGCAGCTGCGCCCGGTGTTCACGGCCCACCCCACCGAGTCCAGCCGCCGGTCCGTGCTGGACCTGCTGCTGCGCATCACGACGATCGTCGAGGCGTCCGAGGACGGCTCGCAGCGCCCGCTGGAGGCCCGCCGGGGCCAGCGCCGCCTCGCCGAGCTCGTCGACGAGCTGTGGCAGACGGACGAGCTGCGGGTCCTGCGCCCGCGCCCGGCCGACGAGGCCCGCTCGGCGCTGCACTACCTGCGCAACCTCACCTCCACCGTGCTGCCGGACCTGCTCGAGGACCTGGCCGTCGGGCTCGCCGAACTCGGCCTGGAACTGCCCGAGCGGGCCCAGCCGCTGCGCTTCGGCAACTGGGTCGGCGGTGACCGCGACGGCAACCCGAACGTCACCCCCGAGGTGACGGCCGAGGTCCTCGGCATGCAGCACGACGCCGCGCTCGACGTCCTGGCCGCCGCCACGCGCGACCTCATGACCGAACTCGCGGCCTCGACCCAGATCGTCGGGTTCTCCGACGAGCTGCTGGCCTCCCTCGAGGCGGACGCCCAGGCCCTGCCCCGGGTGCGGGCCGCCCGCGAGCACCTGAACGGCGAGGAGCCGTACCGGTTCAAGCTGTCGTACGTCCTGGCCCGGCTGGAGGGCACCCGCGCCCGCCTGCACAGCGGCGCCGAGCACGTCCCGGGCCGTGACTACGCCGGCATCGAGGAGTACACCGCCGAGATCCAGATGCTGCAGGACTCGTTGCGCGCCAACGACGGTGACCTCGTCGCCGACGGGGCCGTCGCCCGCCTCCTGCGGGTGGCCCGCGCCGTCGGGTTCGGCCTGGCCACCCTCGACGTCCGCGAGGACGCCGGCAAGCACCACACCGCCCTCGCCGCGATCTACGACCGTCTCGGCGAGCTCATCACGCCGTACGCCGACCTGGACCGCACGGCGCGAACGAAGCTGCTGTCGAAGGAGCTCACGGGGCACCGCCCCCTCATCGGTTCCGCCGCCCGCACCCTCACCGACACCCCGGCCCGCGTGCTGCAGCTGTTCTCCACGATCCGCACCTCGCTGGACCGCTACGGCGACGACGTCATCGAGACGTACATCGTCTCCATGACCAAGGGGATCGACGACATCTTCGCCGTCGTCGTCCTGGCCCGGGAGGTCGGGCTCGTCGACCTCGCGGAGACGCCGGGTGCGAACGACGTGGCGCGCATCGGGTTCGCGCCGCTGTTCGAGACGGTCACCGAGCTCGAGAACGCCGAGGAACTCCTCGAGGGGCTGCTGTCCGACCCCTCCTACCGCCGCGTCGTCGCCGCCCGCGGGGACGTGCAGGAGATCATGCTCGGCTACTCCGACTCCTCCAAGGACGCCGGGATCGCCGCCTCCCGCTGGCAGATCCACCGCGCCCAGCGCGCGCTGCGCGACGTGGCCCTGCGCCACGGCGTGACCCTGCGGCTGTTCCACGGCCGCGGCGGGTCCGTCGGCCGCGGGGGCGGTCCGACCGGCGAGGCGATCCTGGCCCAGCCCTACGGCACGCTCGACGGCCCCATCAAGGTCACCGAGCAGGGCGAGGTCATCTCGGACAAGTACGTCCAGCCGCGCCTGGCCCGCCACAACCTCGAGGTCGCCCTGTCGGCCGCGCTCGAGGCGTCCACGTTGCACCGCACGCCGTTGCAGCCGCGCGAGGTCCTCGACGGGTGGGACGAGACGATGTCCGCCGTGGCCGCCGCGGGCCAGCAGGCCTACCGCGCGCTCGTCCGCGACCCCGGTCTCGTGCCGTTCTTCCTGTCCGCGACGCCGGTCGAGGAGCTCGGGAACCTCAACATCGGGTCCCGTCCCTCGCGCCGCCCCGGCGGCACCGGTGGCCTGGAGGACCTGCGGGCGATCCCGTGGGTGTTCGGGTGGACGCAGAGCCGCATCAACGTGCCGGGGTGGTTCGGGGTCGGGTCCGGCCTGCGCGCGGCTCGCGAGGCCGGCCACGAGGACGACCTGCGCGCGATGTACGCCGACTGGGCGTTCTTCCGCAGCTTCGTCTCCAACGTCCAGATGACGCTGGCCAAGACCGACCTCGGCATCGCCGCGCACTACGTCGAGGAACTCGTCGGCGCCGACGCGCGCGGGGCCTTCGAGACGATCCGCGCCGAGCACGCCACGACGCTGGAGCAGGTCCTGTGGCTGACGGGCCAGGACGAGCTCCTCGAGTCCGCCCCGGTCCTGCGTCGCACCCTGGAACTGCGCGACGCCTACCTCGCCCCGCTGCACGCCCTGCAGGTGACGCTGCTCGCCCGTTCCCGCGCGAGCGGCGACGAGGTCGACCCCGCCCTGCGCCGCGCCCTCCTGCTGACGATCAACGGGATCGCCGCGGGGATGCGCAACACCGGCTGA